Proteins from one Prosthecobacter sp. genomic window:
- a CDS encoding nuclear transport factor 2 family protein → MKSIACALLSLLPPLSAADTIMNHETALTTYIEKLNTHSWAQIAPCVTEDAVFIFTEDTFVGKAAAKAAFEKTVKLIENEVFSLHDIAWTAVTDDVATCHYEFRWKGLISGLEASGGGRGTSILRKVDGRWLIAHEHLGPYPRK, encoded by the coding sequence ATGAAATCCATCGCCTGCGCCCTCCTCTCCCTGCTCCCACCACTCTCAGCGGCTGACACCATCATGAACCACGAAACGGCTCTCACGACCTACATCGAAAAGCTCAACACGCACTCGTGGGCGCAGATCGCACCGTGTGTCACCGAGGATGCCGTGTTCATTTTCACGGAGGACACCTTTGTCGGCAAAGCAGCGGCCAAGGCGGCTTTCGAGAAGACCGTCAAGCTGATTGAGAACGAGGTTTTCAGCCTGCACGACATCGCGTGGACTGCCGTCACGGATGATGTGGCCACTTGTCACTACGAGTTTCGCTGGAAGGGCCTCATCAGCGGCCTGGAAGCCTCCGGCGGCGGTCGCGGCACCTCCATTCTGCGCAAGGTCGATGGCCGCTGGCTCATCGCGCATGAGCATCTTGGGCCTTATCCCCGCAAGTGA